In the Brachyhypopomus gauderio isolate BG-103 chromosome 4, BGAUD_0.2, whole genome shotgun sequence genome, one interval contains:
- the baz2bb gene encoding bromodomain adjacent to zinc finger domain protein 2B isoform X11: MFWVYDFVGMESGERLATPTSTQGSIRSVASPSTSSPNSASKSAGHLFRMASDSGFGMSAVSSAFPMVSHPAFSLYSALSGRSHFGGLGTLGMPAALAPQAQLGTFPDWWRAPDVPVSGAALFPPLLGLPSLFSAPAPSQDPGLGRGPTPGRSAHASTKGLNGAVNGNGKAKSASSGASSTSSSPSPAHTTAESKIPKPVLDPQTVGQPPRPAPIPPNHSVTPKGTHNHCKPHKPASKGQSCSRNHKNKTEEAQEKTNHKTNTKALCKTMAEISSNSDSQSGASSDSSSDTLSSLDSVDLEEEEDDDDDDDDEDGSIASEDSDSEREQNAKRKLKTARVKESFSIGADMHSMDPHSGLLASYFPGQGSSTAPSLSQASPLLFKSSRPREHSSKHTSVIQATGLAASKLVPLLPHPGQDRDASTKPPASPKPLCLALAPKPQSLSSSPTPLSLSLSPKNRSISPSPKPLSLTLSPKPPSLSSSPKPPTLSPSYRPMGLAPSPTPPSPRPPSLLPEALRAMGRNSPEKPHAFSQLKQDPFRMMFQPREEQDVGKLLKETGSPSPPLPAQRSRKRPPPHAAPQPPGLFLPSAGPEGEHANGAVQDAPLALVARPRPRAPGEKNPAPGASPCSSAPINLSTGPKGRSGGPAGPGCAAAPSRPSPRATQQKGLGSGRGAGQGTPHGQQLQSLVEMFRGMESDIPSSKDSDDTAEEEDDAEEEDDKDSDDSLSDSGSNLDSDSDDDEEDDDIKDEDMETDTESERTPLKLTKSSVSFTDSSPSSASLNLQIHAAHAMPTPTIVSSSGALAYHSTPSSSYNPATPPGKRRRVTDEQALRRPLEYGWRREVRIRGVCGRMQGEVSYYAPCGKKLRQYSDVMKYLARNGISGITRDHFSFSAKIRVGDFYEAREGPEGFQWCLLKSEEVAPHVHALEGRRARLKSQEPRRTPAPSSADPVRPRHGKGRQPNVGEPDAAGAVDPKLLRKLEAQEIARQAAQLKLMRKLEKQALARAAKEAKRQQALLAAEEKRRQKEQLKLLKQQEKIRRIEQIRMEKELRAQQILEAKRKKKEEAANAKILEAEKRIKEKELRRQQAMILKQQELERHRLDMVWERERRRQHMMLIKAMEARKRAEERERLKQEKRDEKRLNKERRLELRRLELEMAKELNKPNEDMCLADHKALPELPRLPGLVLPGGCFADCLMVLQFLRCFGKVLGAEGGVPAPTLHTLQAGLLNLGPSAALLQELLVRLLSAAVCDPGLPPGQRAKTALGEHLSSVAINQDNVSEILHIYMTAHCGQTELAPLAESLKTKAFQAHTPVQKASMLAFLANELACSKSVVTEIDKNIDHMTNLRRDKWVVEGSLRKLRSIHAKRTGKRESGVGGDDGQALGTPSAGRKRKRKAGDSEDDDDEDDDSDDQVEEEEEEEEEGGKKGKKAEACEDEDEGDQTASVEELERQIERLTKQQSQIRRKLFESSHLLRSMMLGQDRYRRRYWALPQCGGVFIEAMESGEGAEELQRERERLQSAHGLLLKEEPVEKPLFTSPEVKRETPSPEPPQEKNSLNLFLQKPGSFSKLSKLLEVAKMVPEPSVHPHAPLLTPPHLPTNAQTAFPTIPSPISNQEVKSEPSAPLLIPAYLGNLQQQLHSDQLYRALTENNAHWFSLLPRSPCDAASLTASQIPPPSSSPQPRSAKGQSPTTSNPGIASSLSPDSSQTAASVTSPSCTATLASGSLAALQMKAATPVIGLPLCPWPTAFPGSNVAFGGLTMPSLLGGAYAPAEGTGNPFLLSAGVAAVKSESPGPGGEKPPTAPSPVLEVTKNQDLTSPQPIPEEMLRGWWKVSSSEELSSIVNACHPRGVRERVLQKQLQKHMESITQVCAKNKDAAVMDVEELGRRQVCEETVRGWCVEEHAMDQDISALQQVEELERRVASASLQVKGWRPAEPQSLRGDLLYYEHKSPGGAEATRSDAGVARRANNPLDIAVARLSELERHIERRAEEEVAPGMKQWRRALGEARSGAQLSLCLQHLQRSIAWERSIMKVYCQICRKGDNEELLLLCDGCDKGCHTYCHKPQITTIPEGDWFCPACITKASDPSQTGRKQTCRPAGAGAGKKLPEAKRNKRGGVAGEGSEEESTSASSTPKKAGKEAQKKKKAEEAPPPEPTQQESPVRAKKAKTARDNSKDLELCRLLLAELLSHQDAWPFMIPVNPKSVPGYRKVIKKPMDFSTIREKLANSQYLNLETFIIDVNLVFDNCEKFNEDNSEIGRAGHSMRRFFQRRWTELLQQMN; encoded by the exons atgtTTTGGGTGTATGATTTTGTAGGTATGGAGTCTGGAGAGAGACTGGCTacgcccacctccacccagggcTCCATTAGATCTGTAGCCTCCCCTTCTACATCATCACCAAACTCAGCAAGTAAGAGCG CAGGACATTTGTTCCGAATGGCGAGTGATTCTGGATTTGGAATGTCTGCGGTGTCCAGCGCCTTCCCCATGGTCAGCCATCCAGCCTTCAGCCTGTACTCCGCATTGTCCGGACGTTCCCATTTCGGAGGTCTCGGAACGCTGGGAATGCCAGCAGCTCTTGCGCCGCAGGCCCAGCTGGGGACCTTCCCAG ACTGGTGGCGGGCTCCGGATGTGCCTGTTTCTGGCGCTGCTCTCTTCCCGCCTCTTCTGGGCCTGCCCTCCTTATTCAGCGCTCCTGCCCCGAGCCAGGACCCCGGCCTCGGCCGTGGCCCCACCCCCGGCAGGAGCGCACACGCCTCCACTAAAG GTTTAAACGGTGCAGTGAATGGCAATGGCAAAGCAAAGTCTGCTTCCTCTGGGGCaagctccacctcctcctcaccctcgccTGCTCACACAACCGCTGAGTCCAAGATCCCCAAACCCGTCCTGGACCCCCAGACTGTCGGCCAGCCTCCCAGACCTGCTCCGATCCCGCCGAACCACAGCGTGACTCCCAAAGGCACACACAATCACTGCAAACCCCATAAACCTGCCAGCAAGGGCCAAAGCTGCAGTCGGAACCACAAGAACAAAACGGAAGAGGCCCAAGAAAAGACCAACCACAAAACAAACACGAAG GCACTGTGTAAGACAATGGCAGAGATTTCCAGCAACAGCGATAGCCAATCAGGAGCCAGCTCTGACAGCTCCAGTGACACACTCAGCAGCTTGGACTCTGTGGacctggaggaagaggaggatgatgatgatgatgatgatgatgaggatgggAGTATCGCCAGTGAAGACTCAGACTCGGAGAGAGAGCAGAACGCCAAGCGGAAGCTCAAG ACCGCCCGAGTGAAAGAGAGCTTTTCTATCGGAGCAGACATGCACTCCATGGATCCTCATAGTGGCCTGCTTGCCTCTTACTTCCCTGGGCAGGGCTCCTCAACGGCCCCTTCACTCTCTCAGGCGAGCCCCCTGCTCTTCAAGAGCTCCAGGCCCAGAGAGCATTCCAGCAAACACACCAGTGTGATCCAGGCTACGGGCCTGGCAGCCAGCAAGCTCGTCCCGCTCCTCCCCCATCCCGGCCAAGACCGAGACGCCTCCACCAAACCACCTGCGTCTCCTAAACCCCTGTGTCTCGCCTTGGCTCCGAAACCCCAGTCCCTTTCCTCCTCTCCCACGCCTCTTTCTCTGTCCTTATCCCCAAAGAATCGCTCCATCTCTCCGTCTCCGAAGCCGctgtctctcaccctctctccaaagcctccctccctctcctcctcccccaaaCCCCCCACGCTCTCTCCCTCCTACAGGCCCATGGGCCTGGCCCCCTCCCCGACGCCCCCTTCTCCCAGACCCCCCTCTCTGCTGCCAGAAGCCCTGAGAGCGATGGGTAGGAATTCGCCGGAGAAGCCGCACGCCTTCAGTCAGCTCAAACAG GACCCTTTCAGAATGATGTTCCAGCCAAGAGAAGAACAAGATGTGGGAAAACTCCTGAAAGAAACGGggtccccctcaccccccctccctGCCCAACGCAGCCGTAAGCGCCCGCCCCCCCACGCCGCCCCCCAGCCACCCGGCCTCTTCCTTCCCTCGGCTGGGCCGGAGGGGGAGCACGCCAACGGCGCCGTGCAGGACGCCCCGCTGGCCCTGGTGGCAAGGCCCCGTCCACGCGCCCCCGGGGAGAAGAACCCGGCGCCGGGCGCCTCGCCCTGCTCCAGCGCGCCCATCAACCTGAGTACCGGACCCAAGGGCCGCTCGGGCGGACCGGCCGGCCCAGGGTGCGCCGCCGCTCCGTCCAGGCCGAGCCCGAGAGCGACCCAGCAGAAAGGCTTGGGGTCTGGGCGCGGGGCAGGACAGGGGACCCCGCACGGCCAGCAGCTCCAGTCCCTGGTGGAGATGTTCAGGGGAATGGAGTCAGACATTCCCAGCAGCAAAGACTCGGATGACACggcggaggaagaggatgatgcGGAAGAGGAAGATGACAAAGATTCAGACGACAGTTTATCAG ATTCTGGCAGTAATCTTGACTCTGACTCTGACgatgatgaagaggatgatGACATTAAAGATGAGGACATGGAGACTGACACAGAAAGCGAGAGAACGCCACTCAAGCTCACCAAAAGCTCAGTCTCCTTCACGgactcctcccccagctccGCCTCCCTCAACCTGCAGATCCATGCTGCTCATGCTATGCCTACGCCCACTATTGTATCCAGCTCTGGGGCCCTGGCCTATCACAGCACGCCATCTTCCTCATATAACCCGGCCACACCCCCAG GAAAAAGAAGAAGAGTGACCGATGAACAAGCCTTGCGAAGACCTCTTGAATATGG gtggaggagagaggttcGCATCCGCGGCGTCTGTGGGCGGATGCAAGGAGAAGTGTCCTACTACGCCCCCTGTGGCAAAAAACTGCGACAGTATTCGGACGTGATGAAG TATCTAGCACGAAATGGAATAAGTGGGATCACACGTGATCATTTTAGCTTCAGCGCTAAAATAAGAGTTGGTGACTTCTATGAAGCCCGAGAAGGACCAGAG GGTTTCCAGTGGTGTCTGCTCAAGAGCGAGGAGGTGGCGCCCCACGTCCACGCACTGGAGGGCCGCAGGGCCCGTCTGAAGAGCCAGGAGCCCCGGCGGACACCTGCCCCGTCCTCCGCCGACCCCGTCCGCCCACGCCACGGGAAGGGTAGGCAGCCAAACGTGGGCGAGCCAGACGCGGCCGGCGCCGTCGACCCCAAGCTCCTGCGTAAGCTGGAGGCCCAGG AGATCGCACGCCAGGCGGCTCAGCTGAAGCTGATGCGGAAACTGGAGAAGCAGGCACTTGCGCGCGCAGCCAAGGAGGCAAAGAGACAACAAG CGCTGCTGGCGGCCGAGGAGAAGCGCAGGCAGAAGGAGCAACTGAAGCTTCTGAAGCAGCAG GAGAAAATCAGGAGAATAGAACAAATTCGTATGGAGAAGGAGCTTCGAGCTCAACAGATACTAGAG GCAAAGAgaaagaagaaggaggaggctGCCAATGCTAAAATACTAGAAGCTGAAAAACGGATTAAG GAGAAGGAGCTACGCAGACAGCAGGCCATGATTCTGAAGCAACAG GAGTTGGAGAGGCATAGACTAGATATGGTATGG GAGCGAGAGAGACGGAGGCAGCACATGATGCTGATAAAAGCCATGGAGGCCCGAAAGAGAGCAGAG GAGAGGGAGCGCCTGAAGCAGGAGAAGAGGGATGAGAAGAGACTGAATAAGGAACGCAGGCTGGAGCTGCGGCGTCTGGAGCTGGAGATGGCCAAGGAGCTGAACAAGCCCAACGAGGACATGTGCCTGGCGGACCACAAG GCTCTCCCCGAACTGCCCCGTCTGCCCGGCCTGGTTCTGCCCGGCGGCTGCTTTGCGGACTGCCTGATGGTGCTGCAGTTCCTGCGCTGCTTTGGGAAGGTGCTGGGGGCGGAGGGGGGCGTCCCGGCCCCGACCCTGCACACCCTGCAGGCCGGCCTGCTCAACCTGGGCCCCAGCGCCGCGCTCCTGCAAGAGCTGCTCGTCCGCCTGCTCTCCGCCGCCGTGTGCGACCCGGGTCTTCCCCCGGGGCAAAGG GCCAAAACTGCTTTGGGGGAGCATCTGTCCAGCGTGGCGATAAACCAGGACAACGTGTCTGAGATCCTGCACATCTACATGACTGCACACTGCGGGCAGACGGAGCTGGCACCTCTGGCCGAGAGCCTGAAGACCAAGGCCTTCCAGGCACACACACCGGTGCAGAAGGCCTCCATGTTGGCCTTCCTGGCCAATGAGCTGGCCTGCAGCAAGAGCGTGGTCAc TGAAATCGACAAAAATATTGACCATATGACGAACCTGCGGCGAGACAAATGGGTGGTGGAGGGCAGCCTTCGCAA gctgagGAGCATCCATGCCAAGCGCACGGGGAAGCGTGAGAGCGGCGTGGGCGGTGACGACGGTCAGGCCCTGGGCACGCCGAGCGCAGGACGCAAACGCAAGAGGAAAGCGGGAGACAgcgaggatgatgatgatgaggatgatgacaGTGATGACCaagtagaggaggaggaagaagaggaggaagaaggggGGAAGAAAGGAAAGAAAGCAGAGGCATGTGAGGATGAG GACGAAGGTGACCAAACGGCCAGCGTGGAGGAGCTGGAGAGACAGATTGAGAGGTTAACCAAG CAACAGAGCCAGATCCGCCGGAAGCTGTTTGAGTCGTCTCACTTGCTGCGCTCCATGATGTTGGGGCAGGACCGCTACAGGAGACGCTATTGGGCACTGCCCCAGTGTGGGGGCGTGTTCATCGAGGCCATGGAGAGCGGGGAGG GTGCAGAGGAGCtccagagggagagggagagattgcAGAGTGCCCATGGCCTCCTGCTGAAGGAGGAGCCCGTGGAGAAGCCTCTGTTCACCAGCCCCGAGGTGAAGCGTGAGACGCCCTCTCCCGAGCCGCCGCAGGAGAAAAACTCTCTCAACCTGTTCCTGCAGAAGCCGGGCTCCTTCTCCAAACTCAGCAAACTGCTGGAGGTGGCGAAGATGGTTCCTGAGCCCAGCGTCCACCCCCACGCCCCTCTCCTGACTCCTCCTCATTTGCCTACAAATGCTCAAACTGCATTTCCCACCATCCCCTCTCCCATCTCGAACCAGGAAGTTAAATCTGAGCCCAGTGCTCCCCTCCTGATTCCCGCCTACCTCGGCAACCTACAGCAACAGCTCCACAGTGACCAGCTCTACCGGGCTCTGACGGAGAACAATGCTCATTGGTTCAGCCTGCTGCCACGTTCGCCATGTGACGCGGCGTCTCTGACCGCCAGTCAGATCCCTCCACCATCGTCCTCGCCTCAGCCCCGCAGTGCCAAAGGCCAGTCGCCCACCACCAGCAACCCCGGGATCgcctcctctctgtcccccgACTCCAGCCAGACAGCCGCCTCCGTCACCAGCCCGTCCTGCACCGCCACGCTGGCCAGCGGCTCCCTGGCAGCTCTGCAG ATGAAGGCCGCCACGCCCGTAATTGGCCTCCCCTTGTGTCCCTGGCCCACGGCTTTTCCCGGGTCAAACGTGGCCTTCGGTGGCCTGACCATGCCATCCTTGCTGGGCGGGGCGTACGCCCCTGCAGAGGGAACGGGGAACCCCTTCCTGCTGTCTGCTGGCGTGGCTGCTGTTAAGAGTGAGTCTCCAGGACCAGGTGGTGAGAAACCCCCCACAGCGCCCTCGCCTGTTCTGGAGGTCACCAAGAACCAGGACCTCACCTCCCCCCAGCCTATCCCAGAAG agatgcTGAGAGGCTGGTGGAAGGTGTCTAGCTCTGAGGAGTTGAGCAGCATAGTGAACGCATGTCACCCCcgtggtgtgagagagagagtcctgCAGAAACAGCTCCAGAAACACATGGAGTCCATCACACAAGTGTGTGCCAAGAACAAAGACG CTGCCGTGATGGACGTGGAGGAACTGGGGCggaggcaggtgtgtgaggagacggtGCGGGGCTGGTGTGTGGAGGAACACGCTATGGACCAGGACATCTCCGCACTCCAACAGGTGGAGGAGTTGGAGCGCAGGGTGGCCTCCGCCAGCCTGCAGGTCAAG GGCTGGCGTCCCGCCGAGCCGCAGTCCCTCAGAGGAGACCTGCTCTACTACGAGCACAAAAGCCCGGGTGGGGCCGAGGCGACCAGGTCGGACGCGGGCGTAGCGCGCCGCGCCAACAACCCGCTGGACATAGCGGTGGCGCGCCTGTCCGAGCTGGAGCGCCACATCGAGAGAAG GGCGGAGGAGGAGGTGGCCCCAGGGATGAAGCAGTGGAGGAGGGCCCTGGGGGAGGCGCGCAGCGGAGCACAGCTCTCCCTCTGCCTGCAGCACCTGCAGCGCTCCATCGCCTGGGAGAGGTCCATCATGAAAGTG TACTGCCAGATATGCCGTAAGGGAGACAACGAGGAGCTTCTGCTGCTGTGTGACGGCTGTGATAAAGGATGCCACACCTACTGCCATAAGCCCCAGATCACCACCATCCCCGAGGGAGACTGGTTCTGCCCTGCCTGCATCACTAAG GCAAGCGACCCATCCCAGACGGGCAGGAAGCAGACCTGCCGCCCTGCTGGAGCCGGAGCCGGAAAGAAGCTTCCGGAGGCCAAGCGCAACAAGCGTGGGGGCGTGGCAGGGGAGGGCTCGGAGGAGGAGTCCACCAGCGCCAGCAGCACGCCCAAGAAGGCAGGGAAGGAGgcgcagaagaagaagaaggcagaggaggccccgccccccgagCCCACCCAGCAGGAGAGCCCCGTCCGAGCCAAGAAAGCCAAAACGGCCCGGGACAACAGTAAAGACCTGGAGCTGTGCAG GCTGTTGCTGGCGGAGCTGCTGTCTCACCAGGACGCCTGGCCGTTCATGATACCCGTCAACCCTAAATCCGTTCCTGGATACCGCAAAGTCATCAAGAAGCCCATGGACTTCTCCACCATCCGGGAGAAACTCGCCAACAGCCA ATACCTAAACCTGGAGACTTTTATCATTGATGTTAACTTAGTTTTTGATAACTGTGAAAAGTTCAATGAGGATAATTCTGAAATTGGCCGCGCGGGACACAGCATGAGGAGGTTTTTTCAACGGAGATGGACCGAACTTTTACAACAGATGAACTAA